GGTTGATCAGTCCCAAGGTCAAGGTTTCTTTTCTAAAAGTCTTACATTCTTCAGCCTTTAGCTGTCTCTATGTTTCAGCCCACTTGGCTATAGTATTAGCTCATTAATGCAGCTCTGTAGAGTCTGACTGCATGTTGTTGGGGCAGTTTTATAATTTGCAAAAGTTGCAAGATTCTGGCTTTCAAGGAAGGCAGTTTTGAGACTGCTGATCTAAACAAACTCAGCTGCAGcaactccacacacacactatgCATCACGAACATCAACTCCCTGGATCACTGTTATGTCACAAAGTTAATACTATTGCCACGAACAATGTTCCTTCAATAGTTAGGGTAGcccaaaaaaatgaatgaacgTGAAgtcaagtattttattttgcacatttaaagatattttagacaaattaatttttttagtcaGAGAATAGTTTGATTAGATCAACATTACATGATATCTGCCCACAGCAGTCAGTAACACAGCAAATAATATTACATCGGCATAagaacacatttcagcagcttttCATTGGTTTAccacaacaaaaaatgtcacaaaaaattaattaaataaaaagttgaaaacataaagtaactactgaataatttaaagataccagtttatttgttttttaaattagctttgatgacagaattaaaacaaacatttttattcaggtgACATCTAACAGCTGAAAACATTGGACAGTATCAGAAGTACAGACATGGAAAAATCAACAACTCCTCTCGTAGtgacaagaaatattttttaaatccttgcTTTAAAAGATACAGGATATTGCTAAGTTATTTCACGAGGATCCTCAAAAATTTTAAGACCCGTTTCATAAGTAGCCcaacaaaaatgtacacaatTTCCCCTTGAATTCCCTGATTTCTCACATGCACTATTTCTCGGTACATCTCATTTGTGTAGAAATTTCCTCCGTTGGCTGCCACCATGTCATCAATCTTCTTGAACAGCTCTCTGACCTGGCTTCTGTCTTTGCTGGTGTTTTCAAACACATGGAACCTGCTTCCACAGCTTTGGATGAGGCCTTGAAGATCCCTGTGCCCCTCGTAGACATACTGCTGGATGCTTGTGCCTCCAAGGTCACCGCCTCGAGTGAACAGCACAATCATGTACTGGTTTGCCTTTTTACCAAACAGCTCCTGCAGACCTTTTACGgcatttttctcctctttagtGAAGCGACCAACTTGGATCACCAGGAGGAAGACATGAGGACCAGGACATGAAACCTCAACGCATCTCACAATCtctgttttaatcatttctggAGATGCTCCAGTATCAAGGATACCAGGTGTGTCAACCACAGTGACTTCTCTGCCTTTCAAACATTTAGTGGCTTTTGCACAACATTCTGTCACTGATGTAGAAGAAGGTCTAGACTGGAATCGTTTCTCTCTCAGTATAGTGTTTCCAACGGCAC
Above is a genomic segment from Poecilia reticulata strain Guanapo unplaced genomic scaffold, Guppy_female_1.0+MT scaffold_1598, whole genome shotgun sequence containing:
- the LOC103461456 gene encoding GTPase IMAP family member 7-like, which codes for SALRIVMIGKTGVGKSAVGNTILREKRFQSRPSSTSVTECCAKATKCLKGREVTVVDTPGILDTGASPEMIKTEIVRCVEVSCPGPHVFLLVIQVGRFTKEEKNAVKGLQELFGKKANQYMIVLFTRGGDLGGTSIQQYVYEGHRDLQGLIQSCGSRFHVFENTSKDRSQVRELFKKIDDMVAANGGNFYTNEMYREIVH